Within Sinorhizobium sp. RAC02, the genomic segment TCCAGGAACTTCATAGGCTCGCCGTTCGCTTTATTTGTATGGTCGTGGTCATTTTGCCGTCTTCGATATAGCCGCTTCCCGCAGAGGTCAAAGACTATCGTGAAATTCGTCAGCTACAACGTCCAGTACGGGATCGGTCTCGATGACCGATTCGACCTGCCGCGCATCGTCTCCAGCATCCATGGCGCCGACATCATCGCGCTGCAGGAGGTGACCCGCAACTTCCACCGCAATGGCAATATCGACATGGTCGCAGAGTTGCAGACCCTGCTTGCCAATCATTATTCCGTCTTTTGGCCGGCCTGCGATCTCGATGCCGGCTCGGCGATCGAGAAGGGCCGGGTGGTCAACCGTCGCTTCCAGTTCGGCAACATGGTCTTTTCGCGCTGGCCGATCCTGTCGACCCGGCTCATCTCGCTGCCGCGCACACGTACGCTCGACAAGCTCAACCTCCAGCGCGGCGCCACCGAAGCGGTGATCGCTACGCCGAAGGGGCCGATCCGCGTCTATTCCGTGCACCTCGACCATGTCCACCGCGACGAGCGCATCGCGCAGATCCGCTACCTCAAGGATCGCGCCCAGCTTTACGGCGTCGAGGGCGGTGCGATTTCCGGTGCGCATGAATTCGGCGTGGCCGAGCCGCCGGTGCCTGAGGATTACGTGCTGATGGGCGATTTCAACATGGTGCCGGAATCGCCGGAATATTGCGAAATGGTCGGCGGCGTGGACGCGCTCTACGGCCGGCAGATCCGCGCTACCCATCCGGTCGACGCGGTGGCCGGTCTCGGCAAACGCCATGCCGCAAGTTTCAGCTGGATCAATCCCAAGGATCATGCCGATCGCATGTTCCTCGACTACTGTTTCCTCAGTCATGGCCTCGTCGAACGGCTGACGGATGCCTGGGTCGACGAAACCGCCTTCGGTTCCGACCACATGCCGGTCTGGTTCGAACTTTCCTGATGCAGGAGAACCGGGGCGGTTTTTCCGCCCCGGTTCATGTTAGTGCCTTGGCGCTGCCGGACGGAAATCACCCGGCTCCAGGCGCGTTTCGATATGGGCGACCATCGTGCCACGCGCCAGGCTGAACACGTCGCTGCACCCGGTCACGCGAAACCCCGCCTTTTCCTGCACCTTCAGCGAGGCGAGGTTGTCGGCGAAGATGCCGGAATGGATCACCGTGCCCGGCATGCGCATGAGGAAACGTGTCGTTGCCGCATGCACCGCCTCGCTCATATAGCCGCGCCGCCAGTAGAAGCGGTTCAGCCAATAGCCGAGTTCCCATTCGCTGCCACGCTGCTCGAAGGAGACGCAGCCGATATGGACGTCGTCGCCGGCGGTGATGGCAAAGGCCCAGCCCTCCTGGAGATCGGTGGTCGCCACCGACAGCCATTCGGTCGCATCCTGCCGGTCATAGGGGGCGGGCACCCGCGCCAGCATGCGCGAGACCTGGAAGTCGTTGAGCGACTGGGCGATCGCGTCCGCATCGGACATGCGGTGCGGACGCAGCACGAGACGCGCCGTCGTGATGACCGGGCAGGGCCCGGGACCGGTAACGCGCTCGTGCTCCATCGGGGTCTGCATGGCATTCATCGCATGCCTCCCCAGCTCTTCAACGAGACCCAGGTCTTGCGGTCGAGCCTGTACCATTCGACGGGAACCATACCGCCGACCGAAAGGCTCTGCACCATGCCGGTCGCCTGGAACTGGAAGCCGCACTTCTGGATGACCCGCCGGGACGGGATGTTCATGACCCGGCAGCGCGCATCGATCTGCTCGACGTCGCGGGTGCGGAAGACCATGTCGATCAGTGCATGGGCCGCTTCGGTGACATAACCCTGGTTCCAGTAGGGCTCGCCCAGCCAATAACCAAGCTCGACCGTTCGCCCATCCTCGTGCGGCTCGATGCCGCAGCAACCGAGGAAGGCGCCGTTGTCGGCTTTGGTAATGGCATAGACGCACTTGCCAATCGCGCCGGCGCGTGTGCGTCGCACGAAATCGGCGGCATCCGCCACCGTATAGGGGTGGGGCATGCGGGCGACCATGTTGGCGATGTTGGCGTTGTTGGCGAGATGGGCAAGGGCGTCGATGTCGTCTTCGTGCGGAGCTCTCATGACGAGCCTCTGCGACAGTAAGATCGGGCAATCGGTCCTTGGCCGTTCAGGCCTCAGCCTTTCCTTGGGAGACCGTGATTGGTCTCCTCTCAACAAGTCGGTTTGCATGGTTCAGTCCTCCGGAACGAGAAAGGGGAGATGGGTCTTGCCCCATCTCCCCTTTTTTCGTCAGGTCTGAACCTGTCGCGCCAGCCGGGTCAATGAGACGCCGGCTGTTTTAGAGCGCTACCGGCTTATTCCGCTGCTTCCGCTTTCGGGGCGACAGACACGTAAACGCGACCGTTGGCCTTCGTACGGAAATTCACATTGCCAGCCGTAAGAGCGAAGATCGTGTGATCTTTGCCGAGACCAACATTGGCACCGGGATGCCACTGCGTGCCGCGCTGGCGGAGGATAATGTTGCCTGCGATGACGGCTTCGCCGCCAAACTTCTTCACGCCAAGGCGCTTGGACTCGGAATCGCGACCGTTGCGCGAGGAGCCGCCAGCTTTTTTGTGTGCCATGGGAGTTCTCCTTTACCTGCCCGGATTATTCGGCTGCTGCTTCGGCGGCTTCAGACTTCTTGGAAGCCTTCTTTGCCTTGCCGGCGCCAGCGATGTCGAGAATGCGGACAGTCGTGTTGTGCTGACGATGACCGCGCGTACGCTTCGAGTTCTGGCGACGACGCTTCTTGAAGGCGATAACCTTCTTGGCGCGGCCATGCTCGACGACTTCGGCGGTGACGATGGCGCCTTCGACGAAGGGTGCACCAATCGTCGCATCGGCACCGACGCCAACCATCAGCACTTCGGTGAATTCGATCTTCGCACCAGCGTCGCCCGACAGCTTTTCGATTGTCAGAACGTCGTTGGCGGCCACGCGGTACTGCTTACCGCCGGTCTTGATGACTGCGAACATTTTATATCCTTTCATGTTCGTGCCGGCTCTTTGCCCCGAAAGGCACGGCCGTCTTTTTGTCAGTCGTGAATAGCGATGCATTGGCGCATCGCCGGCCCAAATGGTTCCCTGCAACATGCCACGCTTGAGAAACATCAAGGATGTGCGGCACAAAGAACCAGCGTTGCGGCACGGGTTAAACCTATACCACTGCACCTTGCGCAATAGGTGAGGCGATGAAAACTGTCAAGGAGATTTCCGTCACCGTGACAAATAGATGAACATTCAGGGCCCGCGCCCCCTTGCAAGCCCGTCCGACACCCGCTATGTACCGCCCCGCGCTGACCAAGCGCCGACCAGCAAAGCGGAGAGGTGGCTGAGTGGTCGAAAGCACCGCACTCGAAATGCGGCATACGGGCAACCGTATCGTGGGTTCGAATCCCACCCTCTCCGCCATAAACTTTTGATTTTCAGCTGACTAAGCCGGCGCGTTGAGTCCGCTTCCGGGCCGCTAAACGCTCGGCTAGAACCCACCTTGCTAATGTTCGCGGGACAGTACCTCGATAAACGAACGCCGCCGATCGATCGGCGGCGCCTTGGTTGTGGCTGGGGTTTGCACTTGGTCACCCTCGATCGAGGGTTTACCAGCTGAAGTCGTCGTGGCTGAGTTCGCTGAGGCGTGTGTCCTCGATCACCAGATAGTCGCTGCCGGCGCGGAGGATGACGTCGGTGCCCGACTGTTTGGCGGCGTTGCGAATGTCGGAATAGCTGTCGAACTGGTTGTAGTGGGATACGTCGATGCGGTCGTCGCCGTTCTCGAAGTCGGTGACGGTGTCGCGACCGCCGTTGAAGACGAAGAGGTCGGCGCCTTCGCCGCCGGTCATCCGGTCGTTGCCGGCGCCGCCGTTCAGGACGTCGTTGCCTTCATGCGCGACGATGCGGTCGTTGCCGGATTGGCCGAAGATCGTGTCGTCGCCCTCGCCGCCGGAAAGCGTATCGTTACCGGCGCCCGCATAGATCCTGTCATTGCCTTCGCCGCCGCTGATATAGTCGCTGCCCTTGCCGGCGACGGCGTAGTCGTTGCCTTCGTCGAGGATCAACCGGTTGTTGCCGTCGCCGGCGCGCAGCACGTCGTCGCCCTCGCCGCCCCACAGCTTGTCGTTGCCGCTGCCCGAGACGATCCGGTCGTTGCCCGAACCACCCCAGACCTGGTTGTGGCCGCTGCCGGCGTCGATGCGGTCATTGCCTTCCTCGCCATAGAGGAAATCGTTGCCGCCATGGCCGTACAGCAGGTCATCGCCCGAACGGCCATAAAGATAATCCTGCTGGTTCGTCCCGACGATCCGGTTGTCGTCGTCGTTCCCGCGTTTCGTAACCATTTGAAAGCTCCTCGGTTCACAGGCACCATTGCCGTGTTGCGAGGGAAGAACGGGGCGCCTAGCGGCTTATTCCATCGAAATGCATTTTTTGCTGGATGAGGCTCATGCCTCTCGCCTTGATCCGAAATGGTCGCTTGCGTGGGGCGGAAGGCGAAGAGCAGCATTGTCGCCTGAATTTGCCGGTTTTCCTGCGTCTACGGCATGGACTCGCTGCACTGCGGCATGGCATAGGGCGCGGAACACGACGAGGCCTGTTTTTCATGATCCGCATCGAGAATATCAGCAAGTCCAACAGCCACCGCATCCTCTTCATCGAGGCGTCGGCCGCGTTGAACCGCGGCGAGAAGATCGGGCTTGTCGGGCCGAACGGCGCCGGCAAGACGACGCTCTTCCGCATGATCACCGGGCAGGAGGCGCCGGACGAGGGGCAGGTTTCGGTCGAGAAGAATGTCTCGGTCGGCTATTTCAGCCAGGATGTCGGCGAGATGGCGGGGCGCAGCGCCGTCACCGAGGTGATGGACGGCGTGGGGCCGGTGAGCACGGTGGCCGCCGAGTTGCGCGACCTCGAGGCGGCGATGGTCGATCCGGAACGGCTCGACGAGATGGACGCGATCATCGAGCGGTATGGCGAGGTGCAGGCGCGCTACGAGGAGCTCGACGGCTACGGGCTCGAGAGCCGGGCGCGCGAGGTGCTGGCAGGCCTGAGCTTCAGCCAGGAAATGATGGATGGCGATGTCGGCAAGCTTTCGGGCGGCTGGAAGATGCGCGTGGCGCTCGCCCGCATCCTCCTGATGCGCCCGGACGTCATGCTGCTCGACGAGCCGAGCAACCATCTCGACCTCGAAAGCCTGATCTGGCTGGAGCAGTTTTTGAAGGGCTATGACGGCGCGCTGCTGATGACTTCGCACGACCGCGAGTTCATGAACCGCATCGTGACAAAAATCATCGAGATCGACGCCGGCTCGCTCACCACCTATTCCGGCGACTACGGTTTCTACGAGGGGCAGCGGGCGCAGAACGAGAAGCAGCAGCAGGCGCAGTTCGAGCGCCAGCAGGCGATGCTGGCCAAGGAAATCAAGTTCATCGAGCGCTTCAAGGCGCGCGCCTCCCATGCCGCGCAGGTGCAGAGCCGGGTGAAGAAGCTCGACAAGATCGAGCGCGTCGAGCCGCCGCGCCGGCGCCAGACTGTCATGTTCGAGTTCCAGCCGGCGCCGCGCTCCGGCGAAGACGTCGTCAATCTCAAGAACGTCAACAAGGCCTATGGCAGCCGGTCGATTTACCAGGATTTCAGCTTCCTGATCCGCCGCAAGGAGCGCTGGTGCGTGATGGGCATCAATGGCGCCGGCAAGTCGACGCTGCTGAAGCTCATTGCGGGCGCAGCGACCCCGGACGAGGGCAGCGTGACGGTTGGGGCAAGCGTCAAGGTTGGCTATTTTGCACAGCATGCGATGGATCTGTTGGACGGCGAACTGACGGTGTTCGAATGGCTGGAGGCGGAGTTTCCGCGCGCAGGCCAAGGGCCGCTGCGCACACTGGCCGGCTGCTTCGGCTTTTCCGGCGATGACGTCGAGAAGCGGTGCCGGGTGCTTTCCGGCGGCGAGAAGGCCCGCCTCGTGATGGCGGCGATGCTGTTCGATCCGCCGAACTTTTTGATCCTCGACGAGCCGACGAACCATCTCGACCTCGATACCAAGGAAATGCTGATCAAGGCCTTGTCGGAATATGAGGGCACCATGCTTTTCGTGTCGCACGACCGGCATTTCCTCGGTGCCCTGTCGAACCGGGTGCTTGAGCTCAACGGCGACGACGTGCACCAATATCCCGGCGGCTATACCGAATATGTTGCCCAGACCGGCCATGAGGCGCCTGGCGTGCCCAACTGAGGCGGCTGTCTCTGGTCGGCGTTTCACGCTATGACGTGGGCGTGATCGCACGGCTGGAGCGCACATGCGGCGAAAGAAACCGCTTTATCGAAGCGTCAACACGCGCACCCGGGGTGTCTTTCATAATTCCGGCGGCGACTATCGCTGGTCGCGGCGCCGAGAAGACCGGGTGCATGTCGGCGCCATGCCCGGCAAGCAGCGCCGCGGGCTCGATTATACGCCGCTCTTCAAATTCCTGCTGTCGCACCTTGGTGACGATTGGGATGCCGTCCATGCCGAAGCGGTGGCGCGGCTCGACAGGCCCGAGCCGATCTTCTGGATGGTCGCCCGATCGGATGCGGATAAAAGCGCGTTCGTGTTGATCGGCGAAAACGCCTATTACAGCGGTCTCTTCGTCGATGGGGACAACCGGCTGCGGCTGGTCGATCCGGACCTGCGTGTCGAGCATATGGAGCCGGGCTGCGCCTGCTGCACGCACACGTTCAACGGCGTGCCTTTCACGCGCAAATACGATTCGTCGGCCGGTTGATCGTCAGGCTTTTCCGCCGCGATATTGCTCGTCCGTCACCTTTTCCAGCCAGGTCACCGGCGAACCATCCTGCGATTCGGCGATGGCGACATGGGTCATCGCGGTGCGGTCGGTGGCGCCGTGCCAGTGTTTTTCTCCGGGCGGAAACCACACGACGTCGCCGGGGCGGATTTCCTCGATCGGCCCGCCCTCATGCTGCGCCCAGCCGAGGCCGGCGGTGACGATGATGAGCTGGCCGAGCGGATGGGTGTGCCAGGCGGTGCGCGCTCCGGGCTCGAAGGTGACGATCGCGCCGCCGGCGCGGCCGGGCGCCTCGGCCTTGAACGGCGTGTCGAGGCGGACATTGCCGGTGAAATAATCCGCCGGGCCGGGCGTCGAAGGATTGGTGCCGTTGCGCTTGATGTCCATGACCGTCTCCGATTCGTTTGCGCGACCTTACACCCGATCACTGGCGGAGCCACCGGAGACGACTTATGAGGGTGGCCAGGATTTTCAAGGTGGAGCAGCATGAGCAAGCGGATCGGGATCGTCGGCGGCGGGCCGGCCGGGCTGATGGCGGCGGAGGTGCTGTCTGCACGCGGCCGTGCGGTGACGGTGCTGGAGGCGATGCCGACCATCGGGCGAAAATTCCTGCTGGCCGGAAAATCGGGCCTCAACATCACCCATTCGGAGCCCTATGCGCGTTTCGCCGGCCGTTTCGGTGCGGCGAATGACCGGCTGCGCCCGGCGCTCGATGCCTTCACACCGGAAGACCTGCGGGCCTGGGCGCTGGCGCTCGGCACGGAAACCTTCGTCGGCACGTCCGGCCGGGTGTTTCCCAGGGTGATGAAGGCCTCGCCCTTGTTGCGCGCCTGGCGGGCGCGCCTGGAAAAGCAGGGTGTCGAAATTCGCGTGCGCCACCGCTGGAAAGGGTTTGCACCGGGCGGTCTGCTGGTCGAAACGCCGGAAGGTGAGAGCGTGATGGAATTCGATGCCGTCCTGCTCGCGCTTGGCGGGGCGAGCTGGCCACGGCTTGGCTCGGATGCCGCGTGGGTCGACGGGCTTGCAGAGAGAGGCGTCGATATCGCACCCTTCCGTCCCGCCAACTGTGGCTTCGACGTGGATTGGTCGGCGGTCTTCGTGGAAAGGTTCGCCGGCGCGCCGGTCAAGGGTGTCACCGCAACGTCGGCGGCCGGCACAATTCCCGGGGAATTCGTTATCGCCGGGACCGGCGTCGAAGGCAGCCTCGTCTATGCCCATGCCGCTGAACTTCGCGATGCTCTCGAGGAGGCGGGCGCGGCAAGGCTGATGCTTGATCTGGCGCCGGGACGATCGGCTGAACGGCTTGCTGCGGATCTAGCGAAGCAGGGGAGCAAGGCGAGTTTTTCCACGCGCCTGCGCAAGGCCGCGGGGCTTGACGGCGTGAAGGCGGCGCTGCTGCGCGAATGCCTTGCCGATGCTGCAAAGCTTGCTCCCACGGCGCTGGCTGCGGCGATCAAGGCGTTGCCGCTCAGCCTTGTTCGGCCGCGGCCGATTGCCGAGGCGATTTCGTCGGCCGGCGGCATTCGTTTCGACGCCATCGACGAGGCCTATATGGTGAA encodes:
- a CDS encoding endonuclease/exonuclease/phosphatase family protein gives rise to the protein MKFVSYNVQYGIGLDDRFDLPRIVSSIHGADIIALQEVTRNFHRNGNIDMVAELQTLLANHYSVFWPACDLDAGSAIEKGRVVNRRFQFGNMVFSRWPILSTRLISLPRTRTLDKLNLQRGATEAVIATPKGPIRVYSVHLDHVHRDERIAQIRYLKDRAQLYGVEGGAISGAHEFGVAEPPVPEDYVLMGDFNMVPESPEYCEMVGGVDALYGRQIRATHPVDAVAGLGKRHAASFSWINPKDHADRMFLDYCFLSHGLVERLTDAWVDETAFGSDHMPVWFELS
- a CDS encoding TIGR03862 family flavoprotein, encoding MSKRIGIVGGGPAGLMAAEVLSARGRAVTVLEAMPTIGRKFLLAGKSGLNITHSEPYARFAGRFGAANDRLRPALDAFTPEDLRAWALALGTETFVGTSGRVFPRVMKASPLLRAWRARLEKQGVEIRVRHRWKGFAPGGLLVETPEGESVMEFDAVLLALGGASWPRLGSDAAWVDGLAERGVDIAPFRPANCGFDVDWSAVFVERFAGAPVKGVTATSAAGTIPGEFVIAGTGVEGSLVYAHAAELRDALEEAGAARLMLDLAPGRSAERLAADLAKQGSKASFSTRLRKAAGLDGVKAALLRECLADAAKLAPTALAAAIKALPLSLVRPRPIAEAISSAGGIRFDAIDEAYMVKAMPGVFAAGEMLDWEAPTGGYLLTACFATGRAAAAGMDRWLCNQAT
- the rpmA gene encoding 50S ribosomal protein L27, which produces MAHKKAGGSSRNGRDSESKRLGVKKFGGEAVIAGNIILRQRGTQWHPGANVGLGKDHTIFALTAGNVNFRTKANGRVYVSVAPKAEAAE
- a CDS encoding ABC-F family ATP-binding cassette domain-containing protein encodes the protein MIRIENISKSNSHRILFIEASAALNRGEKIGLVGPNGAGKTTLFRMITGQEAPDEGQVSVEKNVSVGYFSQDVGEMAGRSAVTEVMDGVGPVSTVAAELRDLEAAMVDPERLDEMDAIIERYGEVQARYEELDGYGLESRAREVLAGLSFSQEMMDGDVGKLSGGWKMRVALARILLMRPDVMLLDEPSNHLDLESLIWLEQFLKGYDGALLMTSHDREFMNRIVTKIIEIDAGSLTTYSGDYGFYEGQRAQNEKQQQAQFERQQAMLAKEIKFIERFKARASHAAQVQSRVKKLDKIERVEPPRRRQTVMFEFQPAPRSGEDVVNLKNVNKAYGSRSIYQDFSFLIRRKERWCVMGINGAGKSTLLKLIAGAATPDEGSVTVGASVKVGYFAQHAMDLLDGELTVFEWLEAEFPRAGQGPLRTLAGCFGFSGDDVEKRCRVLSGGEKARLVMAAMLFDPPNFLILDEPTNHLDLDTKEMLIKALSEYEGTMLFVSHDRHFLGALSNRVLELNGDDVHQYPGGYTEYVAQTGHEAPGVPN
- a CDS encoding GNAT family protein, yielding MQTDLLRGDQSRSPKERLRPERPRTDCPILLSQRLVMRAPHEDDIDALAHLANNANIANMVARMPHPYTVADAADFVRRTRAGAIGKCVYAITKADNGAFLGCCGIEPHEDGRTVELGYWLGEPYWNQGYVTEAAHALIDMVFRTRDVEQIDARCRVMNIPSRRVIQKCGFQFQATGMVQSLSVGGMVPVEWYRLDRKTWVSLKSWGGMR
- a CDS encoding calcium-binding protein, with the protein product MVTKRGNDDDNRIVGTNQQDYLYGRSGDDLLYGHGGNDFLYGEEGNDRIDAGSGHNQVWGGSGNDRIVSGSGNDKLWGGEGDDVLRAGDGNNRLILDEGNDYAVAGKGSDYISGGEGNDRIYAGAGNDTLSGGEGDDTIFGQSGNDRIVAHEGNDVLNGGAGNDRMTGGEGADLFVFNGGRDTVTDFENGDDRIDVSHYNQFDSYSDIRNAAKQSGTDVILRAGSDYLVIEDTRLSELSHDDFSW
- the rplU gene encoding 50S ribosomal protein L21 — protein: MFAVIKTGGKQYRVAANDVLTIEKLSGDAGAKIEFTEVLMVGVGADATIGAPFVEGAIVTAEVVEHGRAKKVIAFKKRRRQNSKRTRGHRQHNTTVRILDIAGAGKAKKASKKSEAAEAAAE
- a CDS encoding GNAT family N-acetyltransferase; its protein translation is MNAMQTPMEHERVTGPGPCPVITTARLVLRPHRMSDADAIAQSLNDFQVSRMLARVPAPYDRQDATEWLSVATTDLQEGWAFAITAGDDVHIGCVSFEQRGSEWELGYWLNRFYWRRGYMSEAVHAATTRFLMRMPGTVIHSGIFADNLASLKVQEKAGFRVTGCSDVFSLARGTMVAHIETRLEPGDFRPAAPRH
- a CDS encoding cupin domain-containing protein, with protein sequence MDIKRNGTNPSTPGPADYFTGNVRLDTPFKAEAPGRAGGAIVTFEPGARTAWHTHPLGQLIIVTAGLGWAQHEGGPIEEIRPGDVVWFPPGEKHWHGATDRTAMTHVAIAESQDGSPVTWLEKVTDEQYRGGKA